In a genomic window of Agarivorans albus:
- a CDS encoding pseudouridine synthase → MKYPCRLDKFLSKAGHISRSDAKKYIKNKRVTVNSQIQTNAQFAIGESDNVGLDSKELKLIEHQYFMLNKPIGYLSTEAEANHPSAMSLIDSPLKIHAAGRLDVDTSGLLLLTSDGQWSHKVTSPNSKKFKDYRVSLADAVSDNDLQLLAKGLLLRGEDKPTLPAVTKRINEKQFILSISEGRYHQVKRMCAAIGNKVIALHREKIGDVMLDNELQAGEYRELTEIEIASFN, encoded by the coding sequence ATGAAATACCCTTGCCGATTAGACAAATTCCTATCTAAAGCCGGGCACATATCACGAAGCGATGCTAAAAAGTATATCAAAAACAAACGTGTGACAGTGAATAGTCAAATTCAAACAAATGCACAATTTGCTATTGGTGAAAGTGACAACGTTGGTTTAGATAGCAAAGAATTGAAGCTAATCGAACATCAGTATTTCATGTTAAATAAACCAATAGGCTATTTAAGCACTGAAGCTGAAGCTAACCACCCCAGCGCCATGTCATTAATAGACTCACCACTTAAAATACATGCTGCCGGACGCTTGGATGTAGACACATCAGGTTTATTGCTTTTGACCAGTGATGGCCAATGGTCACATAAAGTCACGAGCCCCAATAGCAAAAAGTTTAAGGATTACAGAGTTAGCCTTGCCGATGCGGTTAGCGACAATGACCTTCAGCTACTTGCAAAAGGCCTTTTGCTGCGAGGTGAAGATAAACCTACTCTCCCCGCCGTAACTAAACGTATCAATGAAAAGCAATTCATTCTGAGTATTAGTGAAGGGCGTTACCACCAGGTTAAGCGAATGTGCGCCGCGATAGGCAACAAAGTTATCGCCTTACACCGGGAGAAGATTGGTGACGTAATGCTAGATAATGAATTACAAGCTGGTGAGTATCGAGAGCTAACAGAAATAGAAATAGCGAGCTTCAACTAA